The following are encoded in a window of Pygocentrus nattereri isolate fPygNat1 chromosome 5, fPygNat1.pri, whole genome shotgun sequence genomic DNA:
- the ing2 gene encoding inhibitor of growth protein 2: protein MLGHYANVEKAQLVSYVEDYLECVESLPLDIQRNVSLLREIDTKYQEILQEVDDVYEKYKKESDGAQRKRLQMQLQRALISSQELGDEKIHVVTQMMELVENRSRQMEAHSPCFLEPGDTERSAEKVRHDTGTSSANVVPERSSSRRPRRHRNSESRDSCLGPNGVLEDLCDEPAQQPREKKSKSAKKKKRSKAKQEREASPVEFTIDPNEPTYCLCEQVSYGEMIGCDNEQCPIEWFHFSCVGLTYKPKGKWYCPKCRGDSEKTMDKSTERPKKDRRSR from the exons ATGTTAGGGCATTATGCAAACGTGGAAAAGGCACAGCTTGTCAGCTACGTGGAGGACTAtttggagtgtgtggagtcgcTTCCCCTGGACATTCAAAGAAACGTTTCGTTGTTGAGAGAAATCGACACCAAATATCAAG AAATCCTACAGGAAGTGGATGATGTTTATGAGAAGTATAAGAAGGAGTCAGATGGAGCTCAGAGGAAGCGTCTGCAGATGCAACTCCAGCGTGCGCTCATCAGCAGCCAGGAGCTGGGTGATGAGAAGATCCATGTGGTCACTCAGATGATGGAGTTGGTGGAGAACCGCTCGAGACAGATGGAAGCCCACTCACCCTGCTTCTTGGAGCCAGGAGACACTGAGCGATCAGCCGAAAAGGTTCGTCACGACACAGGAACTAGTTCTGCTAATGTTGTGCCTGAGCGCTCGTCGTCCCGCCGGCCACGGCGACACAGGAACAGCGAGAGCCGTGATTCTTGTCTTGGACCCAATGGGGTGTTAGAGGACTTATGTGACGAACCAGCACAGCAGCCCCGTGAGAAGAAGTCTAAATCAGCCAAGAAGAAGAAGCGGTCCAAAGCAAAGCAGGAGCGTGAGGCATCGCCAGTGGAGTTCACCATCGACCCCAATGAGCCCACCTACTGCCTCTGCGAGCAGGTGTCCTATGGAGAAATGATCGGCTGTGACAATGAGCAGTGCCCTATTGAGTGGTTCCACTTCTCCTGCGTTGGACTCACCTACAAACCCAAGGGAAAATGGTATTGTCCCAAGTGCAGGGGTGACAGTGAAAAgactatggacaaaagtacagagcGGCCCAAGAAGGACCGGAGGTCCAGGTAG
- the sod3b gene encoding extracellular superoxide dismutase [Cu-Zn] gives MKSMQLALHLLAVVGCQFCKPMSNEAFPSEYKTFNGSLYASCRMRPNTQLSPGSPKVYGQVFFKQTSPEGKLRVRFRLHGLPASTHQARAIHIHQYGDLSEGCTSTSGHYNPSGVNHPHHPGDFGNFVSRNGKIHQSVDSKATLFGPLSVLGRAVVIHEMEDDMGLGGDAGSLLHGNAGRRLACCVIGMSTAQFWNKLHQ, from the coding sequence ATGAAGTCCATGCAGCTTGCACTCCATCTGCTGGCTGTGGTTGGTTGCCAGTTTTGTAAACCTATGTCAAATGAAGCATTCCCATCAGAGTATAAAACATTCAATGGGTCACTGTATGCCTCCTGCCGGATGCGTCCAAACACTCAGCTGTCTCCTGGCTCACCTAAAGTGTATGggcaagttttttttaaacaaaccagTCCAGAGGGAAAGCTAAGAGTGAGGTTCAGATTGCATGGCCTTCCTGCATCAACTCATCAGGCAAGAGCAATTCACATTCACCAGTATGGGGATCTGAGCGAAGGCTGCACCTCCACTAGTGGCCATTACAACCCTTCAGGAGTCAACCATCCACACCACCCAGGAGATTTTGGGAATTTTGTTTCtcggaatgggaaaattcatcAATCTGTGGATTCCAAGGCCACACTTTTTGGGCCGCTATCAGTGCTAGGCCGGGCTGTTGTTATTCATGAGATGGAGGATGATATGGGCCTAGGGGGAGACGCAGGCAGTCTGTTGCATGGCAATGCAGGCAGACGATTGGCGTGCTGTGTGATTGGAATGAGTACTGCACAATTCTGGAACAAGTTACATCAGTGA